Proteins encoded in a region of the Bacteroidales bacterium WCE2004 genome:
- a CDS encoding Outer membrane protein beta-barrel domain-containing protein, producing the protein MLGALLSAHAQETVSYVPEPEPYVELNYPSFRFTARAGLGFRAGRISSNLSADDKSYLKGLLRGYSFGADATWFFNREYGIGIKFNNLHTASRQENATMEIDGVMRTGLKEDKIDIWFLGPVFALRAALNSKSTAYVSIGLGYLGYNDEMTRIAPISVTGGTLGQAADLGYEYRLTGGLSLGAEFSIYRGVLTKCKASANGRSQEVELKKEERENLSNLNLQVCLRYSF; encoded by the coding sequence ATGCTGGGGGCCCTTCTGTCGGCCCACGCCCAGGAGACCGTCAGTTACGTACCCGAACCTGAACCTTACGTCGAACTGAACTATCCTTCATTCCGCTTCACCGCACGGGCCGGTCTCGGATTCCGTGCCGGAAGGATTTCGTCCAATCTCAGCGCTGACGATAAGAGTTACCTGAAAGGCCTGCTCCGCGGCTATTCCTTCGGAGCGGACGCCACCTGGTTCTTCAACCGCGAATACGGCATTGGCATCAAATTCAACAATCTCCATACCGCCTCCCGGCAGGAGAACGCCACGATGGAAATCGACGGTGTGATGAGGACCGGACTCAAGGAAGACAAGATCGACATCTGGTTCCTCGGTCCCGTCTTCGCCCTCCGCGCGGCTCTCAACAGCAAATCCACCGCCTACGTATCCATCGGCCTGGGATATCTGGGATACAACGACGAAATGACCCGGATCGCCCCGATCAGCGTCACCGGCGGCACCCTGGGGCAGGCGGCGGATCTCGGCTACGAATACAGGCTGACCGGGGGTCTGTCCCTCGGGGCGGAGTTCTCCATCTATCGGGGCGTTCTGACCAAGTGCAAGGCTTCTGCGAACGGCCGGTCCCAAGAGGTCGAGCTGAAAAAGGAAGAGCGCGAGAACCTGTCCAACCTCAACCTGCAGGTCTGTCTCCGCTATTCGTTCTGA
- a CDS encoding ABC-2 type transport system ATP-binding protein encodes MITLSQLTKQYRGVTVLDVPELTLNEGGIIGLVGNNGAGKTTMMSLILDLIKATSGQVTIDGKPVDEDPVWKTFTGSYLDATFLIEFYTPEEFFAFVAEAYDISREELARRLTRYETLMDGEILGKKKVIHDFSNGNRQKIGIIAAMLVNPRFLVLDEPFNYLDPSSQIVVAKLISQMNSELGTTVLVSSHNLNSISDICDRILLLEKGKLLMDKAHVPGEKDAELEAYFLEAAGR; translated from the coding sequence ATGATAACGCTATCCCAACTCACCAAACAATATCGGGGCGTGACCGTGCTGGACGTGCCCGAACTGACGCTCAATGAAGGTGGAATCATCGGCCTGGTCGGCAACAACGGCGCCGGCAAGACCACGATGATGAGCCTGATCCTGGACCTGATCAAAGCGACAAGCGGTCAGGTGACCATCGACGGGAAACCGGTCGACGAAGACCCGGTCTGGAAGACCTTTACGGGCTCCTATCTGGACGCGACCTTCCTGATCGAGTTCTATACGCCGGAGGAATTCTTCGCGTTCGTCGCTGAGGCCTACGACATCTCCCGGGAGGAGCTCGCCCGCCGTCTCACCCGGTACGAGACGCTGATGGACGGCGAGATCCTGGGCAAGAAGAAGGTGATCCACGACTTCTCCAACGGCAACCGCCAGAAGATCGGCATCATCGCCGCGATGCTCGTCAATCCGCGCTTCCTCGTCCTCGACGAGCCGTTCAACTACCTGGACCCGAGCTCGCAGATCGTGGTGGCCAAACTGATCTCCCAGATGAACAGCGAACTGGGCACGACCGTGCTCGTGTCGAGCCACAACCTCAATTCCATCAGCGACATCTGCGACCGCATCCTGCTCCTGGAGAAGGGAAAGCTCCTGATGGATAAAGCACACGTCCCGGGCGAGAAGGATGCAGAGCTGGAAGCCTACTTCCTCGAAGCCGCGGGACGCTAG